The proteins below come from a single Triticum aestivum cultivar Chinese Spring chromosome 5D, IWGSC CS RefSeq v2.1, whole genome shotgun sequence genomic window:
- the LOC123125948 gene encoding E3 ubiquitin-protein ligase EL5-like, translated as MSGNPVAGAPGAAEPYAPQATYNFSARLALTVSLVLLMITVVVVVIPLMVYLMITRSRRGGGHGLAGGILRSVGMISSRRHGLDASALSALPVTAYRKESGAAARAECAVCLAELADGDEARELPNCGHLFHLECVDAWLRTRTTCPLCRAQAAGLPGENGKAQPSSSVAAAEPALIGAAGGSLTATAQGGSPCTEKDARVSTSGSPC; from the coding sequence ATGTCAGGGAACCCAGTGGCCGGCGCGCCGGGTGCCGCCGAGCCGTATGCGCCGCAGGCGACCTACAACTTCAGCGCCCGCCTCGCGCTCACCGTCTCTTTGGTTCTCCTGATGatcaccgtcgtcgtcgtcgtcatccctcTCATGGTTTACCTGATGATCACTCGCTCACGCAGAGGCGGCGGCCACGGCCTCGCCGGCGGCATCCTCCGGTCCGTTGGCATGATCAGCAGCCGGCGGCACGGGTTGGACGCGTCCGCGCTCTCGGCGCTGCCGGTCACCGCGTACCGGAAGGAGAGCGGCGCAGCCGCGAGGGCTGAGTGCGCCGTGTGCCTGGCCGAGCTCGCCGACGGAGACGAGGCGCGCGAGCTGCCCAACTGCGGCCACCTGTTCCACTTGGAGTGCGTCGACGCCTGGCTGCGCACCAGGACGACGTGCCCTCTCTGCCGGGCCCAGGCGGCCGGGCTGCCCGGCGAGAACGGGAAGGCACAGCCGTCGTCGTCGGTGGCGGCCGCGGAGCCGGCGTTGATTGGTGCTGCCGGAGGAAGCTTGACCGCGACCGCGCAAGGTGGCTCTCCGTGTACCGAGAAAGACGCGCGGGTGTCAACATCCGGATCTCCCTGCTAG
- the LOC123123440 gene encoding uncharacterized protein: protein MSAAAAAGGAAPLVTAAFTAAFLLPLRLLSLAFSLRLPTFPPVAPARRSAAALLTVAALLTVTCAMPDAGSSPAPDAEALRSEISELRLKLSRLESILEENTKTSRSKAYTLEEGNKPTEAMETDNQLLRNEESYSESNIYIMEDEAQILQQEVRKINNIAYTIESLAINAEKRVEFLSSEVKKIESIITEQWIQIRQFEQAFVVTKMMTSKVHKRRFSEGAYKWSGKDILLKYVRNVDLHGMFLAGVSHTRTCVSHTYKHCKSFIQVMKRCYHKASKFHKAIQYQCSPDVDVPNAFFLGGSISRSCISLPYKQFKISISSAQQIHYKVQVYLQDAMRSNIYSRGIASEPVTFCLAYLIVISPLWVVWFLLSSRFGS, encoded by the exons atgtccgccgccgccgccgccggcggggcTGCCCCCCTCGTCACCGCGGCGTTCACCGCGGCGTTCCTCCTCCCCCTCCGCCTCCTCTCCCTTGCCTTCAGCCTCCGCCTCCCCACCTTCCCACCCGTCGCTCCGGCCCGCCGCTCCGCCGCGGCGCTGCTGACCGTCGCGGCGCTCCTCACCGTCACGTGCGCCATGCCCGACGCGGGATCCAGCCCCGCCCCCGACGCTGAGGCCCTCCGGTCGGAGATCAGCGAGCTCAGGCTCAAGCTCTCGCGGCTAG AATCTATTTTGGAGGAAAACACAAAAACTTCGAGGAGTAAAGCCTACACTTTGGAGGAGGGAAACAAACCCACCGAGGCAATGGAAACTGACAACCAGCTTTTAAGGAATGAAGAATCTTACTCTGAAAGCAACATATATATAATGGAGGATGAG GCGCAAATCCTGCAGCAAGAGGTCAGAAAGATAAACAACATTGCATACACCATAGAATCACTGGCAATTAATGCTGAGAAAAGGGTAGAGTTCCTGAGTTCGGAAGTCAAAAAG ATTGAGAGTATAATTACAGAGCAATGGATCCAGATACGGCAATTTGAACAAGCATTTGTGGTAACAAAG ATGATGACTTCGAAAGTTCATAAAAGGAGGTTCTCTGAGGGTGCCTACAAGTGGTCTGGAAAGGACATACTTCTGAAG TATGTCAGGAATGTTGATCTACATGGCATGTTTCTTGCGGGGGTATCGCACACAAGGACCTGCGTTTCTCATACTTATAAACACTGCAAGAGTTTCATACAAGTAATGAAGAGATGCTACCATAAG GCTTCCAAGTTCCACAAAGCGATACAGTACCAGTGCTCTCCTGATGTTGATGTGCCTAATGCCTTCTTCTTGGGTGGATCCATCTCAAGATCGTGCATTTCTCTTCCTTATAAGCAATTCAAGATATCCATTTCATCAGCACAACAAATTCACTATAAG GTCCAAGTATATCTCCAAGATGCAATGAGATCCAACATATACAGCAGAGGTATAGCAAGTGAGCCGGTCACATTCTGCTTG GCGTATCTCATCGTCATATCTCCGTTGTGGGTCGTGTGGTTCCTTTTATCGTCGCGATTTGGATCATAG